Proteins encoded together in one Schistocerca americana isolate TAMUIC-IGC-003095 chromosome 8, iqSchAmer2.1, whole genome shotgun sequence window:
- the LOC124544700 gene encoding uncharacterized protein LOC124544700, whose translation MRQSLLWCLPLIIVLFAREVTSHGRLIEPPSRATMWRYGFDTPPNYNDHELYCGGFSRQWNKNGGKCGICGDPWDSPTPRAHEAGGKYGLGVIVRKYKPGAAIPIRVELTANHQGYFEFRLCPHNNPRRVATQECLDKYLLEQARGGGARFYPGSGGNRVFELRYKLPAGLTCSQCILQWRYIAGNNWGNCPNGTGAVGCGPQEEFRACADVSIDSGEGTVETETTETLETSGTTVPATGVTTPTPETVAVERWLVVSIVLATLVGVCAIIALLYLYFYHARDTVKRWLARKQPIPPPRTRKHLHQQQQEERLQQEA comes from the exons ATGAGGCAGTCTTTGCTATGGTGTCTCCCACTTATCATCGTCCTTTTTGCACGGGAAGTGACCAGTCATGGCAGGCTGATCGAACCACCTTCCAGAGCTACCATGTGGAG GTATGGTTTTGACACACCACCAAACTACAATGACCACGAACTGTATTGTGGTGGCTTCTCGCGCCAGTGGAATAAAAATGGtggcaaatgtggaatatgtggtgaTCCTTGGGATTCACCAACG cCTCGTGCCCACGAAGCTGGTGGCAAGTATGGCCTGGGTGTGATAGTTCGTAAGTACAAACCTGGTGCAGCTATTCCAATAAGAGTGGAACTCACAGCCAATCATCAAGGCTATTTTGAGTTCCGACTGTGTCCACACAACAATCCTCGCCGAGTTGCCACCCAGGAATGCCTAGACAAGTATTTACTGGAACAG GCACGTGGTGGTGGTGCACGATTCTACCCCGGCAGTGGCGGAAATCGTGTATTTGAGCTCCGATACAAACTTCCTGCTGGGCTGACATGCTCACAATGTATCCTACAGTGGAGGTACATAGCAGGGAACAATTGGGGAAACTGCCCAAACGGAACAGGAGCTGTCGGCTGTGGACCACAG GAAGAATTCCGTGCTTGTGCTGATGTTTCAATCGACTCTGGCGAAGGCACTGTTGAAACAGAGACAACTGAGACCTTGGAGACATCTGGAACGACTGTACCAGCCACAGGGGTTACAACGCCAACACCCGAGACAGTCGCTGTGGAGCGCTGGCTGGTTGTTTCTATTGTGCTCGCAACACTTGTTGGAGTGTGTGCTATCATTGCATTGCTCTACCTGTATTTCTACCATGCTCGTGATACAGTCAAACGATGGCTGGCACGCAAGCAGCCCATTCCACCACCGAGGACACGCAAACATCTGCACCAGCAGCaacaagaagagagactgcagcaagAGGCATAA